The following proteins are encoded in a genomic region of Phycisphaerae bacterium:
- a CDS encoding hydroxyacid dehydrogenase, giving the protein MKILIADKFEAFGIAELKKIATEVTCEPDLKDATLTKRVAEFDPAVLIVRSTKVNADTLQAGKQLKVVIRAGSGYDTIDVAAAKQRGIKVSNCPGMNAVAVAELVMGHMINLDRRIADNVAELRAHKWNKKEFSKARGLKGSTLGIVGLGRIGMEVAKRALAFDMHVLWYDVVPNLKGPDHPKARRVDLDELFKQSDYVTLHVPGAGDTKHLVNAQRLATMKPHAAIINTSRASVVDEPALIAALKEGRIRAAAVDVYENEPAADAKTCESPLTNLPNLYGTHHIGASTEQAQTAVAEETIRIVQEFKKTGKVINCVND; this is encoded by the coding sequence ATGAAGATCCTCATCGCCGACAAGTTCGAAGCCTTCGGAATCGCCGAACTGAAAAAGATCGCCACCGAGGTCACCTGCGAGCCGGACCTCAAGGACGCGACCCTCACCAAGCGCGTCGCGGAGTTCGACCCCGCCGTGCTGATCGTCCGCTCGACGAAGGTCAACGCCGACACGCTCCAGGCCGGCAAGCAGCTCAAGGTCGTGATCCGCGCCGGCTCCGGCTACGACACGATCGACGTCGCCGCCGCCAAGCAGCGCGGCATCAAGGTCTCCAACTGCCCCGGCATGAACGCCGTCGCGGTCGCCGAGCTGGTCATGGGGCACATGATCAACCTGGATCGCCGGATCGCGGACAACGTGGCCGAGCTGCGCGCCCACAAGTGGAACAAGAAGGAGTTCAGCAAGGCCCGCGGATTGAAGGGCAGCACGTTGGGCATCGTCGGCCTGGGCCGCATCGGCATGGAAGTCGCGAAGCGCGCCCTCGCGTTCGACATGCACGTGCTCTGGTACGACGTGGTGCCGAACCTCAAGGGGCCCGACCACCCCAAGGCCCGACGGGTCGATCTGGACGAGTTGTTCAAGCAGTCCGACTACGTCACGCTGCACGTCCCCGGCGCCGGCGACACCAAGCACCTCGTCAACGCCCAGCGCCTGGCGACGATGAAACCACACGCCGCGATCATCAACACCAGCCGCGCGTCGGTCGTCGACGAGCCCGCGCTGATCGCCGCCCTGAAGGAAGGCCGTATCCGTGCGGCCGCGGTGGACGTGTACGAGAACGAGCCCGCCGCCGACGCGAAGACGTGCGAGTCGCCGCTGACCAATCTGCCGAACCTCTACGGCACGCACCACATCGGCGCGTCGACCGAGCAGGCGCAGACGGCCGTTGCGGAAGAGACCATCCGCATCGTTCAGGAGTTCAAGAAGACCGGCAAGGTCATCAACTGCGTGAATGACTAG
- the pdhA gene encoding pyruvate dehydrogenase (acetyl-transferring) E1 component subunit alpha: MPREPLKIPCRVESLSILAPDGQVDKALEPQLSDTDLVRLYRTMRLSRRYDERCLQLQRQGRMGTYGPSKGQEAASLGVAYAMQPNDWFVPTFRETAGLLWRGWPPANGMLVWGGHEAGNVMPRETRVLPMCVPIASQCQYGMGIAWGCKLRGEGEACVAFCGDGGTSEGDFHEALNFAGVYNLPLVVVVQNNGWAISVPRSCQTASQSIAQKAVAYGFDGLQIDGNDILAMIAGTREALEKARTGGGPTLIEAVTYRMMMHTTADDPKKYRKEEEVKEWEPRDPLLRFTTYLHRKKLLSAQVEQVIDEEVTAEIDEAIRSYEAYRTNPLELFDHMYAELTPELERQRAELQAYLSRQPADRPQADLSRV; encoded by the coding sequence GTGCCCCGCGAGCCGCTCAAGATCCCCTGCCGGGTAGAGTCCCTCTCGATCCTCGCCCCCGACGGCCAGGTCGACAAGGCTCTCGAACCGCAACTCAGCGACACCGACCTGGTGCGCCTGTACCGCACCATGCGCCTGTCACGCCGGTACGACGAACGCTGCCTCCAGCTCCAGCGCCAGGGTCGCATGGGCACGTACGGCCCCAGCAAAGGTCAGGAAGCCGCTTCGCTCGGCGTCGCGTACGCCATGCAGCCAAACGACTGGTTCGTCCCGACCTTTCGCGAGACGGCCGGCCTGCTCTGGCGCGGCTGGCCACCGGCCAACGGCATGCTCGTCTGGGGCGGCCACGAGGCCGGCAACGTCATGCCACGCGAGACCCGCGTGCTGCCGATGTGCGTGCCGATCGCATCCCAGTGCCAGTACGGCATGGGCATCGCCTGGGGCTGCAAGCTCCGCGGCGAAGGCGAAGCCTGTGTCGCGTTCTGCGGCGACGGCGGCACGTCGGAAGGCGACTTCCACGAGGCCCTGAATTTCGCCGGCGTCTACAACTTGCCGCTGGTCGTCGTGGTCCAGAACAACGGCTGGGCGATCTCCGTCCCGCGCAGTTGCCAGACCGCGTCGCAGTCGATCGCGCAGAAGGCCGTCGCCTACGGCTTCGACGGCCTCCAGATCGACGGCAACGACATCCTCGCCATGATCGCCGGCACGCGCGAGGCGCTCGAAAAGGCCCGCACCGGCGGCGGCCCCACGCTCATCGAGGCGGTCACGTATCGCATGATGATGCACACGACCGCCGACGATCCGAAGAAATATCGCAAGGAGGAGGAGGTCAAGGAGTGGGAGCCGCGCGACCCGCTGCTGCGCTTCACCACGTACCTCCACCGCAAGAAGCTCCTCAGCGCCCAGGTCGAGCAGGTCATCGACGAGGAAGTGACCGCCGAGATCGATGAGGCCATCCGGAGTTACGAAGCGTACCGCACGAACCCGCTCGAGCTGTTCGACCACATGTACGCGGAGCTGACACCCGAGCTGGAGCGGCAGCGCGCCGAGCTCCAGGCCTACCTGAGCCGCCAGCCGGCCGACCGTCCGCAGGCGGACCTGTCGCGCGTCTAG
- the uvrB gene encoding excinuclease ABC subunit UvrB → MTDFQIISPLTPRGDQPEAIEKLVAGFQGGKRFQTLLGVTGSGKTFTMAHVIERLKLPTLVISHNKTLAAQLYEEFRELLPHNAVEYFVSYYDYYQPEAYIPQRDIYIEKDASRNDDLDRLRLAATSSVVSRRDVVVVASVSCIFGLGSPDEYKASVINVRVGETWERDELLRKLVRLQYERNDTELKRAAFRVRGDVIELTPAYEEHAIRIELFGETVERIVLVHPLTGAVLQEREQVFIYPAVHYVMPEDNLERAVAAIQQELDERVMQLRHEGKLLEAQRLLARTKYDLEMLQEVGYCSGIENYSRHLNGTPAGSKPYTLVDYFPDDFLLIVDESHVTIPQIGAMFNGDRNRKVVLVEHGFRLPSCLDNRPMRFEEFEGMWKRALFVSATPGPYELKQCGGEVVEQIIRPTGLVDPSIEVQPARGQVPDLLQRCQQRVSAGQRVLITTLTKRLAEDLSSYIQQAGLRGRYLHSEIETLERIEILRDLRLGNFDVLVGVNLLREGLDLPEVSLVAILDADKEGFLRSETSLIQMIGRCARNVDAHVILYADKITVAMQRAIDETNRRRAVQQRYNEEHGITPDTIHKAIRTGLLGEVAAMRRVREAVHAEEGDYDREDLIRQLEAEMLQAAEELDFERAAALRDHIKELKDSPELKVPAAKARPEAPAGRRDAGEWTPMHQHRRPQGRKR, encoded by the coding sequence ATGACCGATTTTCAGATCATCTCGCCGCTGACACCGCGCGGGGACCAGCCGGAGGCGATCGAAAAGCTCGTCGCCGGGTTCCAGGGCGGCAAGCGGTTCCAGACGCTGCTGGGCGTGACGGGCTCGGGCAAGACGTTCACGATGGCGCACGTCATCGAGCGGTTGAAGCTGCCCACGCTTGTGATCTCGCATAACAAGACGCTGGCGGCCCAGCTCTACGAGGAGTTCCGCGAGTTGCTGCCGCACAACGCCGTCGAGTATTTCGTCAGCTATTACGACTACTACCAGCCCGAGGCGTATATCCCGCAGCGCGACATCTACATCGAGAAGGATGCCTCGCGGAACGACGACCTCGATCGCCTGCGCCTGGCAGCGACCTCATCGGTTGTTTCCAGGCGTGATGTGGTCGTCGTCGCGAGCGTCTCGTGCATCTTCGGCCTCGGCTCGCCAGATGAGTACAAGGCTAGCGTCATCAACGTCCGCGTGGGCGAGACGTGGGAGCGCGACGAGCTGCTGCGCAAGCTCGTGCGCCTGCAGTACGAGCGCAACGACACCGAACTGAAACGGGCGGCGTTCCGCGTCCGCGGCGACGTGATCGAGCTTACGCCAGCGTACGAGGAGCACGCGATCCGCATCGAGCTGTTCGGCGAGACGGTCGAGCGCATCGTGCTGGTGCATCCGCTGACCGGTGCCGTGCTCCAGGAGCGCGAGCAGGTCTTCATCTACCCGGCGGTGCACTATGTGATGCCCGAGGACAACCTCGAGCGCGCCGTGGCGGCGATCCAGCAGGAGCTGGATGAGCGCGTCATGCAGTTGCGGCACGAGGGCAAATTGCTCGAAGCGCAGCGGCTGCTGGCGCGGACGAAGTACGACCTGGAGATGCTCCAGGAGGTCGGCTACTGCAGCGGCATCGAGAACTACTCGCGGCACCTCAACGGCACGCCGGCGGGCTCGAAGCCATACACGCTGGTCGACTACTTCCCGGACGATTTCCTGCTGATCGTGGACGAGTCGCACGTGACGATCCCGCAGATCGGCGCGATGTTCAACGGCGACCGCAACCGCAAGGTCGTGCTGGTCGAGCACGGGTTCCGGCTGCCGAGCTGCCTCGACAACCGGCCAATGCGGTTCGAGGAATTCGAGGGCATGTGGAAGCGGGCGCTGTTCGTCAGCGCCACGCCAGGGCCGTACGAGCTGAAGCAGTGTGGGGGCGAAGTCGTCGAACAGATCATCCGGCCGACGGGCCTGGTGGATCCGTCGATCGAGGTGCAGCCGGCGCGCGGGCAGGTGCCGGACCTGCTGCAGCGCTGCCAGCAGCGCGTGTCGGCCGGCCAGCGCGTGCTGATCACGACGCTGACAAAGCGGCTGGCGGAGGACCTTTCATCGTACATCCAACAGGCGGGGCTGCGTGGGCGCTACCTGCACAGCGAGATCGAGACGCTCGAGCGAATCGAGATTCTGCGCGATCTGCGGCTCGGCAATTTCGACGTGCTGGTCGGCGTGAACCTGCTGCGCGAGGGATTGGACCTGCCGGAAGTGTCGCTGGTCGCGATCCTCGACGCAGACAAGGAGGGCTTCCTGCGCAGCGAGACGTCGCTGATCCAGATGATTGGGCGCTGCGCCCGCAACGTGGATGCCCACGTCATTCTCTACGCCGACAAGATCACCGTCGCCATGCAGCGGGCCATCGACGAGACCAACCGCCGGCGGGCCGTGCAGCAGCGCTACAACGAGGAGCACGGCATCACGCCCGACACGATCCACAAGGCGATCCGCACGGGTCTGCTTGGCGAAGTCGCGGCGATGCGGCGGGTGCGCGAGGCCGTGCACGCCGAAGAGGGTGATTACGACCGCGAGGACCTGATCCGGCAGCTCGAGGCCGAGATGCTGCAGGCGGCGGAAGAACTCGATTTCGAGCGGGCGGCGGCGCTGCGCGACCACATCAAGGAGCTGAAGGACTCGCCGGAGCTGAAGGTGCCGGCCGCGAAGGCTCGTCCGGAAGCGCCCGCGGGTCGCCGCGACGCGGGCGAATGGACGCCCATGCACCAGCACCGCCGGCCGCAGGGGCGGAAGCGGTAG
- a CDS encoding alpha-ketoacid dehydrogenase subunit beta yields the protein MAQLTMVKALNLALAEIMRTDPNVVVLGQDVGQDEGVFRVTEGLLREFGPQRCIDTPLAEAAIVGASIGLGFTGFRPVCEMQFDGFSFQAFHQIENHVRRFRNRTRGAYTCPLVIRMPYGGGIRAIEHHSEAPEATYAHLAGLKVVIPSGPRNARALLRAAILDPDPVIFFEPKASYRAFREEVPDEPETMPIGKGVITRSGKDVTLISYGATVRATLDAAEELADEHDVDAEVLDLLSVAPLDGHLINESVRRTGRAVVVHEAPRHCGVGAEVVARIVEDSLMYLEAPVRRVTGFDTIIPYFANELTYLPDAGRVVQAALETVRF from the coding sequence ATGGCCCAACTGACAATGGTGAAAGCTCTCAACCTCGCGCTCGCCGAAATCATGCGCACCGATCCGAACGTCGTGGTGCTCGGTCAGGACGTCGGCCAGGACGAGGGCGTCTTCCGCGTGACCGAAGGCCTGCTCCGCGAGTTCGGCCCGCAGCGCTGCATCGATACGCCGCTCGCCGAGGCCGCGATCGTCGGCGCCAGTATCGGGCTCGGCTTCACCGGCTTCCGCCCGGTGTGCGAGATGCAGTTCGACGGCTTCTCGTTCCAGGCGTTCCACCAGATTGAGAACCACGTCCGGCGGTTCCGCAATCGGACGCGCGGTGCGTACACCTGCCCCCTGGTGATCCGCATGCCATACGGCGGCGGCATCCGCGCCATCGAGCACCACAGCGAAGCGCCGGAGGCCACCTACGCGCACCTGGCCGGATTGAAGGTCGTCATCCCGTCCGGGCCGCGCAACGCCCGCGCGCTGCTCCGCGCCGCGATCCTTGACCCCGATCCGGTCATCTTCTTCGAGCCGAAGGCGTCCTACCGCGCGTTTCGCGAGGAGGTCCCCGACGAGCCCGAGACCATGCCCATCGGCAAGGGCGTGATCACCCGCTCCGGCAAGGATGTCACGCTGATCTCCTACGGCGCCACCGTGCGCGCCACGCTCGACGCCGCCGAGGAGCTGGCCGACGAGCATGACGTGGATGCCGAAGTACTCGACCTGCTCTCCGTCGCCCCGCTCGACGGCCACCTGATCAACGAGTCGGTCCGCCGCACCGGCCGCGCCGTCGTGGTCCATGAGGCCCCGCGTCACTGCGGCGTCGGCGCCGAGGTTGTCGCCCGCATCGTCGAAGACAGCCTCATGTATCTCGAAGCCCCCGTCCGCCGGGTGACGGGCTTCGATACGATCATCCCGTATTTCGCGAACGAGCTGACGTACCTGCCCGACGCCGGCCGTGTCGTCCAGGCGGCGCTGGAAACGGTGCGCTTCTGA
- a CDS encoding beta galactosidase jelly roll domain-containing protein: protein MLRIGGLIVLLMVTCLVPAAGADDGTKTGPLMTRWAADVTPERALPEYPRPQMVRAKWQNLNGLWDYAVRPKAEERPAKFDGQILVPFPIESALSRVMQRVDEKQRVWYRRTFEVPADWQGQRVLLHFGAVDWDATVWVNGKAVGQHQGGYDPFTFDVTDALKTPGPQELVVAVWDPTDTGPQARGKQVSKPEGIWYTPTTGIWRTVWLEPVPQRYIAALKIVTDVDAQEVEVAFQGVRPFGEIDRDMFQVVVLDQGKEVAQVKGSLGVARLKIPDPKLWSPETPYLYDLRVTFNDDEVTSYFGMRQISLGKDELGRTRLMLNNKPMFMFGPLDQGFWPDGLYTAPTDEALRYDIEFTKKLGFNMARKHVKVEPDRWYYWCDKLGLLVWQDMPSGDKVDTPKDWQRPADSSRQFELELERVIDAYRNHPCIVMWVPFNEGWGQYDTARIVEQVRKWDPTRLVNSASGWHEMGVGDVHDIHVYPGPGAPPAEEKRAGVLGEFGGLGLPVSGHTWQAEKNWGYVKFASPDELTDAYLRLIPMLRALQAEPGLSAAVYTQTTDVEIEVNGLMTYDRAVIKMDAERIAAANRTTYGPPPVVRVVVPTAQAEAIEWGYTTEQPAAEWMQPTFDDTKWKRGPAGFGADGTPGAVVRTKWDTADIWLRRKVELKALPAQPQLKIYHDEDCEVFVNGKQAAAIKGYVTNYVLVPLTEPGALRVGENIIAVHCHQTRGGQGVDVGIVDVTEPALK, encoded by the coding sequence ATGCTACGGATTGGTGGACTGATCGTGCTGTTGATGGTTACGTGCCTTGTGCCGGCCGCGGGGGCCGATGACGGAACGAAGACGGGGCCGCTGATGACGCGTTGGGCAGCCGACGTTACGCCGGAGCGGGCGCTGCCGGAGTACCCGCGGCCGCAGATGGTGCGGGCCAAGTGGCAGAACCTGAACGGCTTGTGGGATTACGCCGTCCGGCCGAAAGCGGAAGAGCGGCCGGCGAAGTTCGACGGGCAGATCCTGGTGCCGTTCCCGATCGAGTCGGCGCTGTCACGCGTGATGCAGCGGGTGGATGAGAAGCAGCGCGTGTGGTACCGGCGGACGTTCGAGGTGCCGGCGGACTGGCAGGGCCAGCGCGTGCTGCTGCACTTCGGCGCGGTCGATTGGGACGCGACCGTGTGGGTCAACGGGAAAGCAGTGGGCCAGCACCAGGGCGGGTACGATCCGTTCACGTTCGACGTCACCGACGCGTTGAAGACGCCCGGGCCGCAGGAGCTGGTGGTCGCCGTCTGGGACCCGACGGACACAGGGCCGCAGGCGCGCGGCAAGCAGGTCAGCAAGCCGGAAGGCATCTGGTACACGCCGACCACGGGTATCTGGCGGACAGTCTGGTTGGAGCCGGTGCCACAGAGGTACATCGCAGCGCTCAAAATTGTAACCGACGTCGACGCCCAGGAGGTGGAGGTCGCGTTCCAGGGAGTGCGGCCCTTCGGTGAAATTGACCGCGACATGTTCCAGGTCGTGGTTCTGGACCAGGGCAAGGAAGTGGCACAGGTGAAGGGGAGCCTCGGCGTTGCGCGCCTGAAGATACCCGACCCGAAGCTCTGGTCGCCGGAGACGCCGTACCTCTACGATCTGCGGGTGACGTTTAACGATGACGAGGTGACCAGCTACTTCGGCATGCGCCAGATCTCGCTCGGCAAGGACGAGCTTGGCCGGACGCGGCTGATGCTGAACAACAAGCCGATGTTCATGTTCGGGCCGCTGGACCAGGGGTTCTGGCCGGACGGGCTGTACACGGCGCCGACGGACGAGGCCCTGCGCTACGACATCGAGTTCACGAAGAAGCTCGGCTTCAACATGGCCCGTAAGCACGTCAAGGTCGAGCCGGACCGGTGGTACTACTGGTGCGACAAGCTCGGCCTGCTGGTCTGGCAGGACATGCCGAGCGGCGACAAGGTCGATACGCCCAAAGACTGGCAACGGCCTGCGGATTCGTCCAGGCAGTTCGAGCTGGAACTGGAGCGCGTCATCGACGCGTATCGGAACCATCCCTGCATCGTGATGTGGGTGCCGTTCAACGAGGGTTGGGGCCAGTACGACACGGCGCGGATTGTCGAACAGGTGCGCAAGTGGGACCCGACGCGCTTGGTCAATTCGGCCAGCGGCTGGCATGAGATGGGCGTCGGCGACGTGCACGATATCCACGTTTACCCCGGACCCGGCGCGCCGCCGGCGGAAGAGAAGCGTGCAGGGGTGCTGGGTGAATTTGGCGGCCTGGGTCTGCCCGTGTCGGGGCATACCTGGCAGGCGGAGAAGAACTGGGGATACGTCAAGTTCGCATCGCCGGACGAATTGACGGATGCCTACCTGCGGCTGATTCCGATGCTGCGGGCGTTGCAGGCCGAGCCGGGGCTGTCGGCCGCAGTCTACACGCAGACGACCGACGTGGAGATCGAGGTCAATGGCCTCATGACCTATGACCGCGCGGTGATCAAGATGGACGCCGAGCGCATCGCCGCGGCCAACCGCACCACGTACGGACCGCCGCCGGTCGTGCGCGTCGTCGTGCCCACGGCGCAAGCCGAAGCCATCGAGTGGGGCTACACCACGGAGCAGCCGGCGGCGGAGTGGATGCAGCCGACATTCGACGACACGAAGTGGAAGCGTGGTCCGGCCGGGTTCGGCGCAGACGGCACCCCCGGCGCCGTGGTCCGTACGAAGTGGGACACCGCGGACATCTGGCTCCGGCGGAAAGTCGAGTTGAAGGCGCTGCCGGCCCAGCCGCAACTCAAGATCTATCACGACGAGGATTGCGAGGTGTTCGTAAACGGCAAGCAGGCTGCAGCGATAAAGGGCTACGTGACGAACTACGTGCTGGTGCCGCTGACTGAGCCTGGCGCGCTGCGCGTGGGCGAGAACATCATCGCCGTGCATTGCCACCAAACCCGTGGCGGGCAAGGCGTGGACGTCGGGATCGTAGACGTGACGGAGCCGGCACTGAAATAA